The genomic stretch GGCGTTAGGGTTGAACGAGAGAGACGCCGGCCTCCGGCGTCGGGCTGGTCGCGGCCTTGGAGGGTTGCGGTGGCACGATCTTGCGCAGGGTGAAGACGGGGAGCCCCCCATCCAGGCTTTCGAGATCTTCCAGGTAGAGGTTGCCCTGGTTGTCGAGTTCAAGGTTGACCGGGGTGATGAAACGAGCGTCCGGGCCATTGCCGTCGCGCTTGCCGCGGGCATTGCCGCCGGCGACCAGGAAGACCGAGCCGTCCGGGCTGAGGCGCAGCACCAGGGCGCGCTGGATGCCCACATCCGTGGCGTACATGGTGCCATCGGCCGCCACCGCGATCGCGCCCGGTTCGCCGAGGCGGGCATAGCCTCCCCGCCCGAAGCGCGAGCTGGTCTCGCCCGGCTTGCCGGCCACCGTGATGACCCGGCCGTCCGGCTCGATGCGCCGGATGCAGTGGTTGTTGCGGTCGGCCACGTAGAGGCGGCCATCCGGCGCCACCGCCAGCGCCCGCGGCAGGTTGAAGCGGGCCTCCAGACGGGCACCGTCCTGATAGCCGGCTTCATTCAACTTGCCTGCGTAGCGTTCGAGTCGGGGGGCGCCTGGGCGGGCCACCAGGATCAGGTGGCGGCTGGCCCAGGAAAAGTACAGCTCGCCCGTGTCGGCAGCGGCGATCCGCCCCTGAGAGAAATCCGCGATGTCGAGCGAGTTCGGCGGGGTGGCGAACAGGCGCACCAGCTTGCCGTCTTCCAATCGGTTGACGGCGATCCCGTTGGCGGTCGTCAGATGGACCAGGTATAGCAACTTGCCGGGGGAGAAGGTAATTGCGTAGGGCCCCACCGAGTCCACCGGCACGGTGGCGACGGTTTCCAGCTTCTGCTCCTGCGTGATGCGGATGATCCGCGTCGGCGCGCCTTTGACCACCATGTACAGACGGCCCTCGCCGTCCACCGAGAACACGCTGGTCTCACCGCGCTTGATCTTGGCGTCGTCCGGCAGGGCGCCCAGCGCCTGCAGGGTCTCGCTGGAGTACCAGGGCTCGACCCGTGAAGGACGAGCCGGTGCGGCCAGTTCGGGGGACTCCTGGGCGATCGCGGTCCTCAGCGTGTCGTCGTCGTTCACGAACTGGTCGAAGGCATCCGCCACGTCGCGCGAGCCGCGACCCAGGAAAGGCACGGTGCCGGGCCCGAGCAGGGTGCGAAGTCTGGCCAGCATGTTGGCCCCGGGCAGGGCACTAGCCCGTCCAGCCAGGCGATCGGCACGCCAGCGGGCCGCCGCCAGCGTGGTGGCCGTGTCCACCTCGAGCGGGCCGCTCGGGGGAGCCACCGCGAGGTATTCCATCGATTTGCCGGCCACATCGAAGGTGGCCTGCACCAGGGCCTCGCTCACACCCTCCGGTCGCTGAAGGGTGAAGGCGCCCTCTGCGTCGGTGGTGGTGACCTGGTCGGTGAGGGGGTTGCCCTGAGGGTCGACCAGCCGCACCTGCGCCCCGGCGCGGGGTTGATCCTCCAGGCTGAGCAGGCGATAGGCGCTGGCGAACGACCTGCCGGCCAGCAGCCCCAGGCCCTTGTCCGAAATGATGCCGCCCCCTCGGTCAGAGACCAGGCCGCTGCCTCCGAGGCCCAGCAGGGTCGCGCTGTTGTTGGCGATCAGTTCGGCAGGGCCGGATTTCAGCTTGCCGATGATGCTGGCCGCCCCCTTCAAGGGGCCCAGCGGCGTTTGAAGATTCTGCGCACTGGTCTGTATGTCAGTCCCCACGCCTTTGGCGGGTGAGGGGAGCGTCAGGCTGCCGGTGGTATTGCTCACCAAGCTACTGCCATTGTTTCCCACCAAGGTGGCCCCGTTGTTGGCCACCACTTGGCTGCCATTTGGTGACGCGGCCGGGACTTTCCCGGCCGGGGGGGCACCCTGAGCCCTCGAGCCGCCGGACCCCGGCGGGGTCGCCGTGCAGCCGACGAGCAGCAAGGCGAGTGCGGTACGGGAGAGATGAAATGGCATGCAGGCCCCTCGCAGAGTTGCCATGGTAGCCCGGGCCGTTGCCGCGGGGCAAGTTCCCGTTTGTCCTCGCATCGTCAGGCGCATGGCGGGCACTCCTCGTTTTGGATGCCCAGCCGGGTGGCAGGGCTTGGGCAGGTTGGCATCGATCGCCGGGGTGAACCGCCACCGGTCGCGCCTGTACCTGAGCTGCCCGATCGGGCGCAGGTGTCGAACGGTGGCGGTTGTCGAACCCTCAGCGGCCGAAGGCTTGGCGCAGGAAGGCCGTGACGGGAGGTGTCACCACCTGTTCGCCGGGCACGCCGATCATCTGGCTCATCTCGTTGTGGTCGTAGCCCCGGACGGCTTGAAAGCCGTCGCCGTTCTGGCGGGGATCGGCCTGTCGCGTGGCCTGGTGGAAGGCAAAGGCCTCGGAGATTCGTTCGGGCGAACCCTGCACGGTCACCAGGAACGGCGGCGTCTGGCGCCCTGAGGCCACCTGATGCACGGGTGACGCGTCCCGGCGCACAGCGACATTGGTGCCGAAGGCGTTGCGGACGAGGTCCTCCTGCTTCGGGCTGTCCGTTCGGGTCAGCTCATAGCATGCGGAGTCGACGCTGATGACACCCTTCAGGGCACCGAGGCCCTGACGTCCCACAGCCTCGGCCAGGTAGGTCGGGTGCGTACCCGCCAGCGACACCAGGTGGCCGCCGGCCGAGTGCCCCATCAGGGCGATTGCCGCCGGGTCTCCCCCGTGCGCCCCGATGTTGGTCTTGACCCAGCCGATCGCCGCGCAAACGTCCCGGATCTGGACGGGGTGCATGGCCCGCTGCCGCTCGGGCACCGACGGGTCGGCCAGCCGGTAGTTGATCGAAACCAGCACGTAGCCCAGCGACTTGAAGTAGGCGCGCTTGGTGTCCATCCCGTTCGACTTGTCGCCCGTCTTCCAGCCGCCGCCGTGTACCCAGACCACCACCGGACGGCGCGCTTGACGCTCGCTCGTGCCATAGATATCCAGCCCTTGCTCGGCGTGGCGCCCGTAGGCCACGTTCCTGACCACGGTGGCCTGACGCTCCGGGATGGGCGCGAGCCCGCGGGGGGCGGTCGCCATCAGGGCACGCGCGGCCGTGAGCGAGGGCGTCGCGGCCGCTTCGGTCCTCAGAACGGCGGACGGCACATTCGGCGCGCAGCCCGCGAGGGCGAGGGCGGCGAGGGCGAGGGCGGTGGACAGGACCTGACGCATGGGGGGACTCCTTCTCGGCTCCGGTACCGCGCCTCTGCGCGGCTCACGAAGGGGTTTTGGCCGCCCGATCTTCCCAGAACCTTCCGCGCCGGCGGAGCCAGATGAAGCTTCGGTTAAATCGGTCAGCCCTGGTAGCGCTGGCGACCCGGGAGGCTCAGCGTGATCCGGCCACGCGCCAGGGGCTCGCCCGTCCGGCCGTGGGCCTCGCGCCGCTTCCGAGGGGCTCTGGGCGGGTGGGCCTTGCCCGAACCATCGCGCTCACCCGCACCGATCCGCACGTCATGTGCGAGCGCGACCCCCCGGGTTTCGGGAGGTCGCTCATCACGGGCTGAATCAGTTCAAGCGGCCTTCTGGCGCGACAACGGGGCGGAGCCGCCTGGACCGGCCTGATCAGGGGGAGCCCGGTCAGAAACTGACGCGGTAGTTCTTGCCGAGGTTCGAGTCCCAGGTCTTGCCCATATAGAAGGCCAGTTCGACCGCTTTGATCTCCTTGACGGCGTAACCCTTCACGAGCTCGGAGCCGGCGTAAAAGCTCTGCCG from Candidatus Sericytochromatia bacterium encodes the following:
- a CDS encoding alpha/beta hydrolase, with the translated sequence MRQVLSTALALAALALAGCAPNVPSAVLRTEAAATPSLTAARALMATAPRGLAPIPERQATVVRNVAYGRHAEQGLDIYGTSERQARRPVVVWVHGGGWKTGDKSNGMDTKRAYFKSLGYVLVSINYRLADPSVPERQRAMHPVQIRDVCAAIGWVKTNIGAHGGDPAAIALMGHSAGGHLVSLAGTHPTYLAEAVGRQGLGALKGVISVDSACYELTRTDSPKQEDLVRNAFGTNVAVRRDASPVHQVASGRQTPPFLVTVQGSPERISEAFAFHQATRQADPRQNGDGFQAVRGYDHNEMSQMIGVPGEQVVTPPVTAFLRQAFGR